The Huiozyma naganishii CBS 8797 chromosome 3, complete genome genome contains a region encoding:
- the MAP2 gene encoding methionine aminopeptidase (similar to Saccharomyces cerevisiae MAP2 (YBL091C); ancestral locus Anc_7.422) — MSDTAEVSVPEVAAVPEEKGPIDTGAVVGGNAAPDAQAGSGKKSKNKKKKKKNPIKKIETYYPEGVYPEGEWMDYDNDFNLARTTDEEKRYLQRDAERTDHWNEVRKGAEIHKRVRRNVQNKLKPGMLLSDIADIIENATRKYTGAEDLKQMDDPKSQGIGFPTGLSLNHVAAHFTPNSGDKTVLKYEDVMKVDFGVQVNGNIIDSAWTVAFDPQYDNLLAAVKDATYTGIKEAGIDVRLTDIGEAIQEVMESYEVEINGETFQVKPCRNLCGHNIAPYRIHGGKSVPIVKNGDNTKMEEGEHFAIETFGTTGRGYVVQEGECSHYARNADTHTSPSLTSAKKLLKTIDDNFGTLPFCRRYLDRLGEEKYLFALNSLVKQGAVQDYPPLVDVRGSYTAQFEHTILLHPHKKEIVSRGDDY; from the coding sequence ATGAGTGATACTGCTGAAGTTTCTGTCCCGGAAGTGGCCGCCGTTCCGGAGGAGAAGGGTCCAATTGACACCGGAGCCGTTGTGGGAGGTAATGCTGCCCCAGATGCGCAAGCTGGCAGCgggaagaagagcaagaacaagaagaagaaaaagaagaatccGATCAAGAAGATAGAGACGTATTACCCTGAGGGCGTGTACCCAGAGGGTGAATGGATGGATTACGACAACGATTTCAACTTGGCGCGTACTACGGATGAGGAGAAACGGTACTTGCAGAGGGATGCGGAGCGGACGGACCACTGGAATGAGGTGCGGAAGGGTGCTGAGATCCACAAGCGGGTGCGGAGGAACGTGCagaacaagttgaagcCCGGGATGCTTCTTTCAGACATTGCTGATATCATTGAGAACGCGACGAGGAAGTACACTGGCGCGGAGGACTTGAAGCAGATGGACGACCCGAAGAGCCAGGGGATTGGGTTCCCTACAGGTCTCTCGCTGAACCACGTGGCAGCGCATTTCACCCCTAACAGCGGGGACAAGACCGTGCTAAAGTACGAGGACGTCATGAAGGTGGACTTCGGTGTGCAAGTCAACGGTAACATAATTGACTCCGCGTGGACAGTCGCGTTCGACCCACAGTACGACAACTTGCTTGCCGCCGTGAAGGACGCGACGTACACGGGGATCAAAGAAGCTGGGATCGACGTCAGGCTTACCGATATCGGGGAGGCCATTCAGGAGGTGATGGAGTCGTACGAGGTTGAGATCAACGGCGAGACGTTCCAGGTCAAACCTTGCAGAAACCTATGCGGACACAACATTGCACCTTACAGAATCCACGGCGGGAAGTCCGTCCCCATCGTGAAGAACGGCGACAACACCAAGATGGAGGAGGGTGAGCACTTCGCCATCGAGACCTTCGGCACCACGGGGAGAGGGTACGTCGTGCAAGAGGGCGAATGTTCGCACTACGCGAGAAACGCGGACACTCACACATCGCCCTCGCTAACGAGCGCCAAGAAACTACTGAAAACGATCGACGATAACTTCGGTACTTTGCCCTTCTGCCGTAGATACCTAGACCGCTTGGGTGAGGAGAAGTACCTATTCGCATTGAACTCGCTCGTCAAACAGGGCGCCGTACAGGACTACCCACCGCTCGTCGACGTCCGCGGCTCCTACACTGCTCAATTCGAGCACACAATCTTGCTGCATCCACACAAGAAGGAGATCGTCTCCAGAGGTGACGACTACTGA
- the KNAG0C03380 gene encoding uncharacterized protein (similar to Saccharomyces cerevisiae AVT5 (YBL089W) and AVT6 (YER119C); ancestral locus Anc_7.420), whose translation MVFRWPVGSAELALLKTGSVVGILALPSIFQAVGLLYGALLCVACVCTSALAIVLQAQVAEYVPNGCVSFFILAEMVDDRLPVLFDIAMVVRGLGVSTAYLVIVGDLLPQLFPAQCIPARWLCILLVAACLALPLSCIHGLSVLGYSPILSSTLTAVLAVCMPLFYLFGGVSPFDAGTVTRATSNGAPRLLGLPLLMFMFTCHQNIFPTLNCARERGLKHTLRVPLTYLAAYAAVCLICGITGYLTFHKSTRTIPSNVLLLYPQGSILGTLCRVTTLLSVTLSFPLLCHPTRAALNHIWAHWGRGQDSQASQPRYKTDATVDETEWTPLISIEGRRVSVDEMVEEGYTKSLPLRNNPCSTDSACTGGTTASFIAITILLVAVPTCLSVFIDSATLGAVLGLVGITASVTVGYVLPGILGWNLIGIDLAATHWESRRGSTRLIKYADGRSTLAMGKRRISRRCRLRSRDNPLNPGHIRPTYTVHIQPFLSKDLKTRISIVLSGICLRLTRSLIFDLDASDARRVFPLQVGSCLYWWWDTRLCLYVV comes from the coding sequence ATGGTGTTTCGCTGGCCAGTTGGTTCGGCGGAGTTGGCGCTGCTCAAGACGGGTTCCGTCGTGGGCATTCTGGCACTGCCATCGATATTCCAGGCAGTTGGGTTGCTCTACGGAGCACTGCTCTGCGTGGCGTGCGTCTGCACTTCGGCGCTGGCCATTGTGCTGCAGGCGCAAGTGGCCGAATACGTCCCCAATGGGTGTGTGTCGTTCTTCATACTCGCCGAGATGGTCGACGACCGCCTGCCCGTGCTATTCGACATCGCAATGGTTGTCAGGGGGCTCGGTGTCTCGACAGCGTATCTGGTCATCGTGGGGGACTTGCTCCCGCAGTTGTTCCCAGCACAATGTATCCCCGCAAGGTGGCTGTGCATTCTACTTGTCGCGGCCTGCCTCGCTTTGCCGCTGAGTTGCATACACGGGCTTAGCGTCTTGGGATACTCTCCCATTCTGTCATCGACGCTCACCGCTGTCCTCGCAGTGTGCATGCCGCTGTTTTACCTCTTTGGTGGAGTATCACCCTTTGACGCGGGCACCGTAACCAGAGCGACTAGCAACGGTGCCCCGAGGCTGCTAGGCTTGCCCCTGCTCATGTTCATGTTCACCTGTCACCAAAACATATTTCCGACACTGAACTGCGCAAGGGAGAGGGGCCTCAAGCACACACTGAGGGTCCCACTCACGTACTTGGCCGCGTACGCAGCGGTATGTCTCATTTGCGGTATCACGGGGTACCTGACCTTCCACAAAAGTACACGAACGATCCCGAGCAACGTTCTGTTGCTGTACCCACAGGGAAGCATCCTCGGAACACTCTGCCGTGTCACTACATTGCTGAGTGTCACATTGAGTTTCCCGCTCCTGTGCCATCCGACAAGGGCCGCATTGAACCACATTTGGGCACACTGGGGACGCGGCCAGGACAGCCAGGCAAGCCAACCGCGGTACAAGACGGACGCCACTGTGGACGAGACGGAGTGGACCCCGCTGATCTCGATCGAGGGCCGCAGGGTCTCCGTCGACGAGATGGTCGAGGAGGGGTACACTAAGTCGCTGCCCCTGCGGAACAACCCATGTTCCACGGACAGCGCGTGTACAGGTGGGACAACGGCAAGCTTTATCGCAATCACAATACTCCTCGTGGCGGTACCGACATGCCTCAGCGTCTTTATAGACAGTGCCACGCTGGGGGCAGTCCTGGGGCTCGTCGGTATCACAGCCTCGGTGACCGTCGGGTACGTACTCCCGGGCATTCTCGGCTGGAACCTCATCGGGATAGATCTCGCAGCGACACACTGGGAAAGCCGGCGCGGCAGCACCCGCCTGATCAAGTACGCTGACGGGCGCTCTACGCTCGCGATGGGCAAGCGGAGGATTAGCCGCCGCTGCCGTCTACGTAGTCGCGACAACCCGTTGAACCCAGGGCACATACGCCCCACATATACAGTTCATATACAGCCGTTTCTATCAAAGGACCTCAAGACGCGAATTTCTATTGTCCTTTCCGGAATTTGCCTGCGATTAACGCGTAGTTTAATTTTTGATCTCGATGCATCTGACGCTCGAAGAGTGTTTCCTTTGCAGGTGGGCAGCTGTCTGTACTGGTGGTGGGACACACGGTTGTGTTTGTACGTAGTTTAA
- the MRP21 gene encoding mitochondrial 37S ribosomal protein bS21m (similar to Saccharomyces cerevisiae MRP21 (YBL090W); ancestral locus Anc_7.421), giving the protein MSSRRGCRLFDRITSAGCWTRRWTSGCPPPAGSSTRDAASKASANRAALLENTEIKELAMASRYGPRAGRTVSVHNNDTTSACRSLDSTLYANSIAQDRRAQRFYMKPGKRAEQKTALRHRKTFMKGFKHLMDIVQDAKRKGY; this is encoded by the coding sequence ATGAGTTCACGGAGGGGATGCCGACTCTTCGATCGTATAACGTCAGCGGGATGCTGGACTCGACGCTGGACCTCGGGCTGTCCCCCACCTGCGGGCAGCTCCACGCGGGATGCTGCGAGCAAAGCGAGTGCGAACAGGGCCGCGCTACTGGAGAACACCGAGATCAAAGAACTGGCGATGGCAAGCCGATACGGTCCGCGTGCGGGCCGGACGGTGTCTGTACACAACAACGATACAACCTCGGCGTGTCGCAGCCTGGACAGCACGCTCTACGCCAACAGCATCGCCCAAGACCGCAGAGCGCAGAGGTTCTACATGAAGCCGGGCAAGAGGGCCGAGCAGAAGACAGCGCTCCGCCACAGAAAGACCTTCATGAAGGGGTTCAAGCATCTGATGGACATAGTCCAGGACGCAAAGCGCAAGGGTTACTGA
- the KNAG0C03350 gene encoding uncharacterized protein (similar to Saccharomyces cerevisiae SCS22 (YBL091C-A) and SCS2 (YER120W); ancestral locus Anc_7.423) produces MSQVDITPDVLEYKPPLTEQSTEYVTISNGSDEAIAFKVKTTAPKFYCVRPNAAVVAAGETVQVQVIFLGLPESPAKDAKCRDKFLVITLPAPYDLGEKAVAEAWSDLETEFGKQAVSKKIKVKYGHVAALVEGITGKSETAEDNKKEQNSRDSQVANAEEDEEEEEPKTAVEERQPLAREQKSPKVVKEEKTSASTGNVPEDNKESKTVANAGSNIVPIALVVILALVIRWYFF; encoded by the coding sequence ATGTCCCAAGTAGATATCACCCCAGATGTTTTGGAGTACAAACCTCCTCTGACGGAGCAATCCACCGAGTACGTCACCATATCCAATGGATCTGACGAAGCCATTGCATTTAAAGTGAAGACGACAGCGCCGAAGTTCTACTGTGTGAGACCCAACGCGGCGGTCGTGGCTGCAGGTGAAACGGTACAGGTGCAAGTGATCTTTTTGGGCCTGCCCGAGTCCCCCGCAAAGGACGCCAAGTGTCGTGACAAGTTCTTGGTGATTACGCTTCCCGCGCCGTACGATTTGGGCGAGAAGGCTGTCGCTGAGGCATGGTCTGATCTGGAGACTGAGTTCGGGAAGCAGGCCGTGTCGAAGAAGATTAAAGTGAAGTACGGCCATGTTGCTGCCCTCGTTGAAGGTATAACGGGCAAGAGTGAAACTGCTGAGGACAATAAGAAGGAGCAGAACTCACGAGACAGCCAAGTGGCTAACgcagaagaggacgaggaagaggaggagcCAAAGACTGCTGTTGAGGAGAGACAACCCCTCGCGAGAGAACAGAAGAGTCCAAAGGTCgtcaaagaggagaagacaTCGGCCTCTACAGGAAATGTGCCTGAAGACAATAAAGAATCCAAGACCGTGGCCAACGCCGGATCGAATATTGTGCCAATAGCACTTGTTGTGATATTGGCCTTAGTTATTCGTTGGTACTTCTTTTAA